Proteins encoded together in one Halalkaliarchaeum sp. AArc-CO window:
- a CDS encoding M48 family metalloprotease produces MNQTGLQLRMAVVGSVLFGLYLAAAWFFHLFFGVDLLLVVLLSIVLLPAGQYKLGKWLAIRSAGAQDMPEDHPQFRKVHQMTESLCRDMDMEKPRLMVAEMGVPNAFATGRKGAGIVVVSTELMQVLEDDELEGVIAHELAHLKNRDTVMMTLGQSIATIVGYAVFFFVQVLGEDNPGSFVVAWIASILANFLVMIFVMAISRYREYVADDTARRYIGSGDPLARALEKISRSAEGRESRIDDSGVNALCIFNADRSTLQRIFSTHPPTEKRIENLRR; encoded by the coding sequence ATGAACCAGACTGGACTGCAACTCCGGATGGCAGTCGTCGGAAGCGTCCTGTTCGGCCTGTACCTGGCCGCGGCGTGGTTCTTCCACCTGTTTTTCGGGGTCGACCTGCTGCTGGTCGTCCTCCTCAGCATCGTGCTGCTGCCGGCCGGCCAGTACAAACTCGGCAAGTGGCTGGCGATCAGGAGTGCCGGCGCCCAGGACATGCCGGAGGATCACCCCCAGTTCCGGAAAGTCCATCAGATGACCGAGTCGCTGTGCCGGGACATGGACATGGAAAAGCCCCGGCTGATGGTCGCCGAAATGGGCGTCCCGAACGCCTTCGCGACCGGCCGCAAGGGGGCCGGTATCGTCGTCGTCTCGACCGAGCTCATGCAGGTGCTCGAAGACGACGAGCTCGAAGGGGTGATCGCCCACGAGCTCGCGCACCTCAAGAACCGCGACACCGTGATGATGACCCTCGGCCAGTCGATCGCGACGATCGTCGGCTACGCGGTGTTCTTCTTCGTCCAGGTGCTGGGCGAGGACAACCCGGGGAGTTTCGTCGTCGCCTGGATCGCCTCCATCCTGGCGAACTTCCTGGTGATGATCTTCGTGATGGCGATCTCCCGGTACCGCGAGTACGTCGCCGACGACACCGCCCGGCGCTACATCGGCTCCGGAGATCCGCTCGCCCGCGCCCTCGAGAAGATCTCCCGCAGCGCCGAGGGCCGGGAGTCCCGGATCGACGACAGCGGCGTCAACGCGCTGTGTATCTTCAACGCCGACCGGAGCACCCTCCAGCGGATCTTCTCGACGCATCCGCCCACCGAAAAGCGGATCGAGAACCTGCGGCGGTGA